The following proteins are encoded in a genomic region of Leishmania mexicana MHOM/GT/2001/U1103 complete genome, chromosome 25:
- a CDS encoding RNA polymerase I second largest subunit,putative, with protein sequence MSSRSSHYSAKSLSSSAGESMVTSHSTVSSSRHRRTGAVCIHEPRAPPMKMTAMERLQHIRNSITRLKYICERQYHTAALDQASEVSVTSFFERLRKKLSRLEFSRSHIGTPETGGPQQLKYIAKEARQLMNTVQEVVRDTANTSATATCIYEGMQHHHMQEAMVELEELSALLAERPNEQLSRVNVDLLADLVAFHIDEFDAFMTLRVEAFVREMQSEGAFYTGPVMTDASQKATPIGVCSAVLLDVAVGVRPARSARIVLEHARHQITKVENRLHAADIALQECQLVGEVAAEGQQRQQAEVQRREFTIMKGRISHALRQLDRVQQAWLEEEQSIFTRAASGSHDLAALMQTKRLREAEAIEEVQRLHDQTIHACLPFATPQYHRRYGETYGQPCHVRLGFHFLPDVNTAAEVAAAAGSTSAAAPSSLMLRTLSTEYFALMRQLRVAPADYDTYDYLVPSKEQFWVNFASFPEMVKGARCALRNVDARLDHFRALEEQKEVGGYFIMNGGERILRALLMQRCNVPINIYREKFVTQGPHFSAKAVVIRCKRPSGLTAQNYFYYTTQGEVIFSFARKVVWHLPAPLLLSAMSTQSVSAVELQRLLTIGMPDGNHVARVEALLQHHRRKPYGDLRHFIDYITVLGRMYREYHQNSSAFHFLPLYAKGATCQHDAWYGMFMLRRHVLPHLNSCDVATPDLAPDATAQKLLAWLSPALLAELDRKFDVMIAITRQLYLFIDGAVEHQGNDVPAYQELFTVSQVLIGAFEVCLNRYMRGFVYRLARHLPAALFRRILTLRTLPPVDAGDTMRQVRQFAEFCGRHGGSDPLDQLARLLVTGNMNLNREEDFYCPQTSGWVVMAEHLNFYRFFEQLRCVHRGKTIADMRSSEVRKYPCEAYGFICMVQSPDGEDCGVLNHLSLSTISSNSPDAAMTAQLREIVRKAVPGVRSRATHSTVVDQLCETVPVWMEGELLGYLSPADAAEAATTLRQLKALTLRSQVHVTGIVRRKDASPLQTLEVVYVAPKNKDPAGLYVFYDCGRLMRPVQRLESSVRKDATHLPFPLMFIGTWEQSWLDIAAVPSDPLDAVMQLNRKYEYMEQNGTNLISLTSATIPFFEHNCSPRNLFQCGLSKQSSGTQLQALAWRKEAKLFRTYCPQRYISRTLPMDYYGLDDVNLGVNAVIAVLAYTGYDMDDAVIINSTAAQRGMLTAGVTVAKIVTASGKGSDKDDVFVFHNLLSTGERFTAELEANGLPPKRANASLDAFSFDRDHKYPGLRDNNDVYCCAKRVERVDPFTNKSVYEYTRHHATKWRHFDKGEDAWVQQVIPLVYSGPDPTSVLMIFRIPRPPTVGDKFSSRHGQKGTLPLHIRSHDLPFATASGITPDVIINPHAFPSRMTVGMVLEIMTAKVGAIEGRFIDHSAWSTVDEQPRVAELIGEALVKAGYNRYGREHLIDGISGEEMKADVFMGICGYQRLRHMVSDKWQARARTDAHTYRAVTKTGQPVKGRKRHGGVRVGEMERDGLLSHGISEVVVDRLLHVSDKTKAFICPRCGSLLSLYERHATEYGTWRTCRFCGAGADESTDSIAMVEIPQVLRLWAAELTSIGIRVVLKTSELSDFI encoded by the coding sequence ATGTCGTCTCGCTCATCACACTATAGCGCGAagtcgctctcctcctcagcgGGGGAGTCGATGGTAACGAGCCACAGCACTGTGTCCTCGagccgtcaccgtcgcaccGGCGCTGTCTGCATCCATGAGCCACGCGCCCCACCCATGAAGATGACGGCAATGGAGCGCCTGCAACACATCCGCAACTCCATTACTCGGCTGAAGTATATTTGTGAGCGGCAGTATCACACCGCAGCGCTTGATCAGGCGTCCGAGGTGTCCGTCACGTCGTTCTTTGAGCGACTCCGCAAGAAACTGTCGAGGCTCGAGTTCAGCCGTAGCCACATCGGCACCCCAGAGACCGGCGgcccgcagcagctgaagtACATTGCGAAGGAGGCGAGGCAGCTCATGAACACCgtgcaggaggtggtgcgcgaCACGGCGAACACttccgcgacggcgacatgCATTTACGAGGGCATGCAGCATCATCACATGCAAGAGGCCAtggtggagctggaggagctgtcCGCGCTCCTGGCAGAGCGCCCCAACGAGCAGCTGAGTCGCGTTAACGTCGATCTTCTGGCGGACCTCGTTGCTTTTCATATCGACGAGTTCGACGCCTTCATGACGCTGCGTGTCGAGGCATTTGTGAGGGAGATGCAGAGTGAAGGCGCCTTCTACACCGGCCCCGTCATGACGGATGCGTCTCAGAAGGCTACGCCAATCGGTGTGTGTTCGGCGGTGCTGCTAGACGTTGCGGTCGGCGTGCGGCCAGCGCGGTCGGCTCGCATCGTGCTTGAGCATGCGCGGCATCAGATCACCAAAGTCGAGAACCGTCTGCACGCTGCAGACATCGCGCTGCAGGAGTGCCAGTTGGTGGGCGAGGTTGCTGCAGAGGGTCAGCAAAGGCAGCAGGCAGAGGTGCAGCGTCGCGAGTTCACGATCATGAAGGGGCGGATCAGCCACGCCCTGCGCCAGCTGGATCGTGTTCAGCAAGCATGGCTGGAAGAGGAACAGAGCATCTTCACTCGTGCCGCCTCCGGTAGCCACGATCTTGCGGCGCTGATGCAGACAAAGCGCctgcgcgaggcggaggcgattgaggaggtgcagcggctgcacgaCCAGACGATCCATGCTTGCCTGCCCTTCGCCACCCCGCAGTATCACCGCCGCTACGGTGAGACGTACGGCCAGCCGTGCCACGTCCGCCTCGGCTTCCACTTCTTGCCAGATGTGAACACGGCAGCCgaggtggccgccgctgctggatCGACCagtgccgcggcgccgtcgtcgctgatGCTGCGCACCCTTTCCACGGAGTACTTTGCGCTGatgcgccagctgcgcgtTGCTCCTGCCGACTACGACACCTACGACTACCTTGTGCCGAGCAAGGAGCAGTTCTGGGTGAACTTCGCGAGCTTCCCGGAGATGGTGAAAGGGGCTCGCTGCGCACTTCGCAACGTCGACGCTCGCCTCGACCACTTCCGCGCACTGGAGGAGCAGAAAGAGGTGGGCGGCTACTTCATCATGAACGGCGGCGAGCGCATTCTGCGCGCGTTGCTCATGCAGCGTTGCAACGTGCCGATCAACATCTACCGCGAGAAGTTCGTCACGCAGGGCCCGCACTTTTCCGCCAAGGCTGTCGTCATTCGCTGCAAGCGGCCAAGCGGACTGACAGCGCAGAACTACTTCTACTACACAACGCAGGGCGAGGTGATCTTCTCGTTCGCGCGCAAGGTGGTATGGCATCTACCGGCGCCGCTACTGCTGAGCGCAATGAGTACGCAGAGCGTGTCGGCGGTGGAGCTTCAGCGGCTGCTGACGATCGGCATGCCAGATGGCAACCACGTCGCCCGTGTCGAGgcactcctccagcaccaccgccgcaagCCCTACGGTGATCTGCGGCACTTTATCGACTACATCACAGTTCTCGGCCGCATGTACCGCGAGTACCACCAGAACTCATCTGCGTTTCACTTTCTGCCGCTGTACGCGAAGGGTGCGACGTGCCAGCACGACGCGTGGTACGGTATGTTCATGCTGCGACGCCACGTCCTGCCGCACTTGAACAGCTGTGATGTGGCCACGCCGGATCTTGCCCCTGACGCCACTGCGCAGAAGCTGTTAGCGTGGCTGTCGCCCGCTCTTCTCGCCGAGCTGGACCGCAAGTTTGACGTGATGATTGCCATCACTCGGCAGCTGTACCTCTTCATtgacggcgctgtcgagcaTCAGGGCAACGACGTCCCGGCGTACCAGGAGCTCTTCACCGTTTCGCAGGTGCTCATTGGTGCCTTCGAGGTGTGCCTGAACCGGTACATGCGCGGCTTTGTCTACCGCCTCGCACGGCACCTGCCTGCGGCGCTCTTTCGCCGCATCCTCACCCTGCGCACTCTGCCCCCCGTCGACGCCGGGGACACCATGCGGCAGGTGCGTCAGTTTGCGGAGTTTTGTGGCCGGCACGGTGGCAGCGACCCGCTCGATCAGCTTGCCCGTCTGCTCGTGACGGGCAACATGAACCTCAACCGCGAGGAGGACTTTTACTGCCCGCAGACGTCTGGGTGGGTGGTTATGGCCGAGCACCTGAACTTCTACCGCTTCTTTGAGCAGCTTCGCTGCGTGCACCGTGGCAAGACGATCGCCGACATGCGTTCGAGCGAGGTGCGCAAGTACCCGTGTGAAGCGTACGGCTTTATCTGCATGGTGCAAAGCCCCGACGGCGAGGACTGTGGCGTGCTGAACCACCTGAGTCTGTCGACCATCTCGTCGAACTCACCGGATGCGGCCATGacagcgcagctgcgggagATAGTGCGCAAGGCGGTGCCGGGCGTGCGCAGTCGCGCGACGCACAGCACAGTGGTGGATCAGCTTTGTGAGACGGTGCCGGTGTGGATGGAAGGCGAGCTGCTTGGGTACCTCAGCCCGGCAGACGCGGCGGAGGCCGCGACaacgctgcgccagctcaaGGCGCTCACGCTGCGCTCGCAGGTGCACGTGACCGGCATCGTACGCCGCAAGGATGCGTCGCCTCTGCAGACGCTGGAGGTGGTGTACGTGGCACCGAAGAACAAGGACCCGGCGGGCCTGTACGTTTTCTATGACTGCGGACGACTCATGCGTCCCGTGCAGCGGCTCGAATCGTCGGTGCGCAAGGACGCGACCCACCTCCCTTTCCCGCTCATGTTCATTGGCACCTGGGAGCAGAGCTGGCTGGATATCGCCGCCGTCCCGAGCGACCCCCTCGACGCCGTCATGCAGCTGAACCGCAAGTATGAGTACATGGAGCAGAACGGCACCAACCTCATCTCCCTCACCTCAGCGACGATCCCCTTCTTCGAGCACAACTGCTCGCCGCGCAACCTGTTCCAGTGCGGCCTCAGCAAGCAATCTTCTGGCAcacagctgcaggcgctggcgtGGCGCAAGGAGGCAAAGCTGTTCCGCACCTATTGCCCGCAGCGCTACATCAGCCGCACCCTCCCCATGGACTACTACGGCCTCGACGACGTGAACCTCGGTGTCAACGCCGTGATTGCCGTTCTCGCCTACACCGGCTACGACATGGACGACGCCGTCATCATCAacagcaccgctgcccagCGCGGTATGCTGACGGCCGGTGTCACGGTCGCCAAGATTGTGACGGCATCCGGCAAGGGCTCCGACAAGGACGACGTCTTCGTGTTCCACAACCTGCTCTCCACGGGCGAGCGATTCACggccgagctggaggcaAACGGGCTGCCGCCGAAGCGCGCGAACGCGAGCCTGGACGCGTTCTCCTTCGATCGAGATCACAAATACCCTGGACTGCGAGACAACAACGACGTGTACTGCTGCGCCAAGCGGGTGGAGCGAGTGGACCCGTTCACGAACAAGTCTGTCTACGAGTACACGCGTCACCACGCCACCAAGTGGCGCCACTTCGACAAGGGCGAAGATGCGTGGGTCCAGCAGGTGATTCCGCTCGTGTACAGCGGGCCAGACCCGACATCGGTGCTCATGATCTTTCGCATCCCGCGTCCACCGACCGTGGGCGACAAGTTCTCGTCCCGCCACGGCCAGAAGGGTACGTTGCCGCTGCACATCCGCTCTCACGACCTGCCTTTCGCCACGGCTAGCGGAATAACGCCGGACGTCATCATCAACCCCCACGCCTTTCCGTCGCGCATGACGGTCGGTATGGTGCTGGAGATCATGACCGCCAAGGTCGGTGCCATCGAGGGCCGCTTCATCGATCACAGTGCGTGGTCGACGGTAGACGAGCAGCCGCGAGTGGCGGAGTTGATTGGCGAAGCGCTGGTCAAGGCAGGGTACAACCGCTACGGCCGCGAGCACCTGATCGACGGAATCAGCGGTGAAGAGATGAAGGCGGACGTGTTCATGGGCATCTGCGGGTATCAGCGTCTGCGGCACATGGTTAGCGACAAGTGGCAGGCGCGGGCGCGTAcggacgcgcacacgtaccGGGCGGTAACCAAGACGGGGCAGCCGGTGAAGGGCCGCaagcgccacggcggcgtaCGGGTTGGGGAGATGGAGCGGGACGGCTTGCTATCGCACGGCATTAGTGAAGTGGTTGTTGACCGTCTCCTTCACGTGTCAGACAAGACAAAGGCATTCATCTGCCCGCGGTGCGGTAGCTTGCTCTCCCTGTACGAGCGGCATGCCACTGAGTACGGTACATGGCGCACCTGCCGcttctgcggcgccggcgcagacGAGAGCACCGACTCGATAGCTATGGTGGAGATCCCACaagtgctgcggctgtgggcggcggagctgacgaGCATTGGCATCCGCGTCGTGCTCAAGACGTCGGAGCTGTCCGACTTTATATGA